TAGTAAGTTCGTAGGCCGCTTCCAACAGTCATTGCTGTTTGGTTAACCCTTTAGTGACGTTGTAATAATGTCCACCTACGGATCACGAGGTCCGGGATAAGAACACTGGTCAGGATCTTGGTATTTTTTCATCCaagtttactttaatggtgtcaacACGTGTTGACGGACTCATGCAGTGAGCATGGTGTTTCGTTCTGGAGAGCTGGTGGGCTCTGAAAAGTAGAGAGGGAGGTGTTTAGTGATAATAGGTTTGTAGGCAACTTCCAACAGCCTtttgttgggttaaccctttagggACGTAttagagtgtccgcctacggATCACGAGATCCGGGATTCGAACCTAGTAGGGACCTTTGTATTTTCTCCcccaagtttactttatttttctcTGTCGGATGataaaaacatctatttatttatttgaatggCCACCAATAAATCCGTAAAAGACTGACAGAACTTGAACAAAGAACTTATATCAGGTAGAAACAAAAACCTacatgaaatatgataaaaaccaagattttcagtatcatttataaatacatgtattgcgATGTTCTTAACTACTAAATTTCAAAAGCGTACTgcacacattttattatttatgaatattaattctGCTTTTTATTTCAGATTACTTTTAATGCAACAAGAGTTTACATGAACaacatagacattagttcgccaAACGGAAGCGGAAAACAATACAGTGATGTTTACCAGCTGTGTATGTGTCAGAATGGCCGCCTTTTTCTAGCTCCCTCTGTCGGTCGCTGTGTGACTGAAAGACAAACGTGCTCGTGACAAAAATTAATTTGTTAGCTATTCCATATTGGGATCTTtatattgttctaaatagaaaataaagaCTGATAAAGATTTACtactttatcaaatttataagAAACTCATATGGaagtacataaaataaaataaaaacagtagcagactcggtttaattgagtctgtttattagaaataaaggaaatgtgcaacaccgtccacgccctctatcaCTGGTTTAAAAAGCGGACCTCTTATAAAATACCGTCAAACGGAATTATAGTGAGTCCGATTTCGGCACTTGAGACTAACCTCCTGTCTTCTTAAGCATTTAACTGTAGGATTTTTAACGATTTACTAAAAGAATTTTACACATTATTACAGTAATAATtctcatgaattattatacagtAATAGTTCATATGATGTATACAGTACTAGTTCACTTAAAGTATTATACTGTAATAGTTCACATGATGTGTTGTACAGTAATAATTCACATGACGTGTTATATAGAAATAGTTCACTTGTCATACAGGTGGGGTTTTTTCTAGGTCATGACTGAAAACCGTAGTTCTTACATTAACATGCTGGACACGTTAGACAAGGCTTTACAaggctttaaaaaaatttaaaaagggaaaccTTTTTTACCAAGGGAATCTACAGGAAAATCAGCAATTCAGATTTAGATACAGTTCGTATTTTTTCGAGGTCTCATGAACATTTTTTCATATGATCATAGTGTTACTGGCATAATCTTTTAATCTttctgccaagttcgataaccggCTGGATAGTCTTAGCCGTTATTTATCTAAAATTGTGGAAAAAAGACAGCGGCTACCTATACAATAATTTTAGCAGTTCTCACCCAATGTTCACGAAAAATTGTCTatctttatgattttattttaaccaaacttgcacataacttgtatcaccataagatcttggttcctttcttgaactggccagatcccattatgggttccagagttatggcccctgaagagccaaaatgagctattttgaccttgtctgcacaatagcagttttatttatgatttgatttttacaaaacttgcacacaacttgtatcaccataaggtcttggttcctttcttgaactggccagattccagtacggattccagagttatggccccagaaagggccagaattagctattttgaccttgtctgcacaatagtagcttcatttatgatttgaatttaaccaaacttgcacaaaacttgtgtcaccataagatcttggttcctttgttgaaccaaccagatcccataatgggttccagagttatggcccctgaaagggccaaaattagcttttttgaccttgtctgcacaatagcagcttcatttatgatttgattttaaccaaacttgcacacaacttgtatcaccacaagctCTTGGattctttcttcaactggccagattccgtaataggttccagagttatggcccctgataggaccagaattagctattttgaccttgtctgcacaatagcagcttcatttatgatttgaatttaatcaaacttgcacaaaacctatgtcaccataaggtcttggttcctttcttgaaccagattccattatgggttccagagttatggcccctgaaagggccaaaattagctattttgaccttgtctgcacaatagcagcttcatttatgatgtgattgtaaccaaacttgcacacaacttgtatcaccataagatctcgattcctttttattcgcccgaagggacatattatgttatcgcctcggtgtccgtctgtctgtatgtctattggttagcaatttcccttccgctctgtaactcttgaaccccttgaaggatttcaaaaaaacctgacacaaatgttcacctcatcgaaacaacgtgcagagcgcatgtttcggatggctcactttaaggtcaaggtcacacttaggggtcaaaggtcatatgactttgttttgtgtgtatattgctctgcatttgcatcgattgcagtgctcttgtttttatttgttcacttacaaaatcttttttttaattacttcccttttttgttactataaatagcttatttaagaaacttttttattattggctgtagggaaaaaccgagaccacttttctgtggtacagcatggatggtacctccaatttttaggtgtattttgacatatctataccttgtaagaattttggttaaattcttccctttgttggacttagatttatttttaatttcttccctttgttgttcctgtcctttgggcttcatcagtcaaaattttgctcctaacgtcctctgatgtaatccttcaggcatgaaactactggcctgatttaaaaaaaaatttatttgaagtaactttaagaaaatttcaactatattttctcataattcttttgattgatcttatgattttttgacttcttgtccttaagtgcaatgataacaggtgagcgatatagggccattttggccctcttgttgtaattACGTCTGTTGGATAATGAAGTCCAATCAATTTCATTTATCAGGTTATTAATGGAGACAAATCTTTTTAAACCGGTTGATGTTCAAGCAGCATCATATTGGGTTTTCTAAAGTAATTCTTTTTCGTGTGATTTCATTGTCCCGAATACTTCGGATGCTGAAGAAGCTTGAAATATGTTTATGCCATCACATAATATTACTCCAAGACGTTTGTGTGTTTGATCATAATTGTCAAAAAGTAAAGAGGGTCTGGCAATGTTGTTTTtagcaagagaaaaaaaaacaacattacttCTGTTTTAGAGAGATCAAACTTTATTAGCCATTGATATCATATGTAAATCGTGGTTTAGTATTGTTTCGATATATTAGAATTGTCACAACTATATCGGCGACTGCACGGTCGTCAGCATACTGTCGAAATATACTTAAAAGAGACTCGGTAATGAtttaagtaaaaaagaaataacaagtgtCCTAACACCGATCCCTGAAGCACTCCTGCATTTACTTGTGTTTCTCAAGAATAGGAGGATCCAattaaacaccttttgttttggCTTCGATTGCAGAGAACTGGTAATCCTGTTCAATATGTTTCCATTTTATACATATTGTCTTAGTTTAAAAAATGAATCCTGAATGCCATACCTTATCGAAAGCTTTACTAATcttacagaatataaaacaagtAGATTCAAGTTCATTAAAAGCAGAAcaaatttgattatatatatattatttaaatggtAAAACCGTCGAATAGTCTGGCAGAAAAACTTGACTGCTAATCATATGTAAGATCATTTgcatgtaaataatttatatatttttaaatacgaCTCGTTCTATGGCTTAACCCTATTAAGGGTAGtttcatgcaatatttttttctccctttttaacCGGGGCATTACATGTGCACCTTTCCACAAACATGGATATAATTAGGTTTTCTCGAATTGACCCTTTGAAAATAATAGTTAACGGTACACAACTTGTTTCCCGTGTTTCCTATAACATACGATGGCGTATTTCACCCGGACCGTTTGCTTTATTATAAGATTAGATAAGACCGGTGCAGATTATCCGAGTCTTTCGTTTTTGAAACCATGGATTCGATCACAAGCAAGTCTACCGTCTCGAGGATGAGCTGATCTTAAACAAATTACTTTAAAGTTCTCTTGTCTACTACATTTGCCAATTGTTTTTTAAGAACATCGATCAGTAAATGAATGGAAACTAGGCCCTATCATCCGACCCTTTCctactgagttttttttttttttttgcaattccaAAAGGAGTTTGAAGAATACGCAGGGCTATTATCAGCTTCGGTGTCCCGATTTGGTGATATGTGTATACTGTTTTACCAGTGACCAATACTAGTAGTTGGAATCTACTGGAACTAAGCTGTTCACTCATGTGATGTCTCTTTTTCAATTTGGCAATTTTTGAGATTTCAACTTAAAAAGTTCACACACTTGTATACTTTGATGATCCGACATGCTGTACGTAGGTTCCATGATTTTTTTTAGATGTTTTAACCTATTTTGCCTAAGAATTATTTGGATACGGTTTTGTATATTAGTAGATATCTCATTTAGCATCATAAGAGGGGAAAATGATTATGTCACTGATTTCCTTTGGCTTTGTTTAGGGACAAGGCACTTGAAAAGTAGACCTTTGTTGTCTTCCTTCAAATTTGATATTTGCCCCCTTTTAACAAGACTGATGGAAACTGTCCGTCgtgaaatgattttcaaatttataacAGAAATCGATATATAATAAAACTAGAAAGTGAATAATTATCAACTTGCCCTTGAAATGTAGGTTAAGGAGACATTAGGTAAACTAGCCGCCATGCTTAATTACCCCTATTATGTATTCTTGCACCCTAACATACGGTTAAGTATTTGGCTGTTGTGTTTCCTATTGGTTCTCTTGGTGGTTCCTCTCCCAATGTGTACACACAAAATGCATAGACTAACCGTAATGTATCGAGTACGCAGAAGAAACATACAAGCAGTTGGACATGCCATTGGAGCTGTCATAACAAAATCACCACTGTAGCATTGTAGTACACACGGAGAGGTGATAAGGCGAACTAGTCGTCTATTAGCACTAAATATTCAACCtatcgttttatttatttctcgCAGACCTAAAACTATCCCCTTCACAGGTATCGTTCAAAGAGGATGTTTCTTCAGGCAAGTGCTAGCGCAAATATTGGGCTTCAGGTGTGCGTCAGTGTGCATAAAAGTAAGTTCTCTTATGAACAAAAACGTTTacaattttaacacatttttttcaggTCATCATGTATCCATTTCAAACAATCTTGAAAAAGACTGTCGTCTAACTTGTCGTAGTAACATCAGTTTGATTGAATACACTAGAAAAATAACAATTCAGTCTTATTGATCAACCtatgaatatttctttgaaactatacCTCTCTATTTCATAAGCATatgcatttataaaaatataacaaagagAAGGATGAGACATTTTGTTTCTAAGTGTGAAAAggaaacacaaacaaacaagctgtagcttttatttttaatagtagaatagaatagaacagaacagaacaggacagaacagaactttattcaTACTAATATGACTTGAACATAAGAAGTACCTCGTCATCATAGCTATATACAGCAAgcagtaataaaatatttacatatatacgtACAGTGagaatgaaaatatgtacagacatcaatgataaaaataatagcaAATAAACATGAACTAGGCGATCAAATTTAAGAATTCgtactaaatatttcataaacaaacAGTACAGTGTAATATGTTTAAAACTAACCGTTTTCAatcatacaaataatttaaattatcatttctcattttaaatgatttattacaaactATAGCTAacctatttaaaattttcaaattagatGTGTTTAAAAATTCtatgaatttaaacaaacttggatGGTTGTAACAGTAACGTGGTAAATGCCTTTTCAGGGCTACACTCTCAATTTGGCAATACTATTTCGCAGTTTGACACAATTCATTTAACTTGAGTTTTCAGATATTCCAAATGTCAACTTAAGTTctttaaacaaacaaagataagATTTGTCATGCATGTCTTGTCGCCAGTTGCTGATGTACAGATCAAATAATCTTGCTCGTAGTATTGGAATAGACATATTCTGGATATAACCATACGTCATTTAAAACCAGTGTTTAACTTTAGAAGCACAGTTTATCACATTCTTATCTCTATCAGTATCATATCCAAGTGAGCTAAATAAGTTGTTAACAAACAGTTATTACTTTTCTCTAACcgtatataatttcaaataatattcaaCTATTCTTATCTGTCTAATTACAAACAATGGGAATCTGCCGGTTTCACCTGCATGTAAACATCTTTACATTTAGTAAGAATAGATAGTACTggaaattatatgttttatttaacaatgttctatgtatattctgaagttttgaaaaatcagggtttaattaaattctacattgtagaaaatattcttatctaaacgtgcagaactaccttaattaacttaaaacttcaacaatATTTGCATGATGAGATACTATCTTATCACAATACAAAACAGTGCATATACTATTTACATAAAGCAAAACATTTCTATGACAAAACCAAGGAACACAGTAGTTCATTTTAGCTCTATTGAGCTTGATCAGTATTGTGATCATCCTGTGTGTGTGATCCTTCAACAACATTTTACTGCTGTAAAAAGTTTCAATTCATAAGAAAGTACCTTTTTAGGTACTGGGTAAGCAACAGTCGTGTTGAAGGTTTATAAGTTCATGCACATGGcagttgtaaaaacatttttcaaaaataacaaaacagatGCCTGGCCAGAGAAagttatgttttacataaaatgagGTCTAGCACAGATTTACAAGCATTTTCCCATGATGTTTTGAGAACGTATTCACCATTTTCAGATTTCCAAAGGATGCGTGTATTGTTTTGGTAGAGTGCTTTCATGGTCGGCATCATGCAGTCGGGGTCAACTTGTTCTGTAAGCATAAGTACTATTGGCTTTCTGTCCTCATAAGCTTTATCTAATTCAGATTGACAAAAGTCACTAGTAAGGAAATGGTTTGAGACTACAACAATTAGGACTGAAGCAGAATCAAGCAGCCTGAATGTTTCGTCATGGACGTTAAAACCTAGTCTGAAATGCTGGTCTCCGGTACAGACCAGAGTTCTGTCTATGCCAGTCATCAGTTGAAGGTTTTCATTCAGTTTGTTAAGAACATGCAAGTTGACAAATTCTTCATCTAAGTTACTAAATGACAGAAATACAGCAAACTGGTACTGTCCCTCACCATCTCTTAAATTGTTTATAACGTTTGTTCTGTTTTGAATCCTCTGTTTGTGCTTGTATCTTTTATAGATTGCTATTACAATGGAAATCGAAAAAAGAAAGAATGCGGCTGCTGATACACTGAtggaaattttaattgttttccgaTTGCAGATTGCTTGCACCATTTCTACTGTTTTGCCGGTTATGTCATTATGTTTGCTACTTTCATCCAAACATGTCAGCCTTTGGGAATCTATTTTGATCAGATATGTAGATATAAGCCACTGAAGGAATGATTTTGCCCCACAATCTGAGCATGAAATAGGATTCGAAGTCAGGATCACTGTAATAGAAATGTTAACATTGCTTTCTCGTGATATAGAGTTTAAATGGTGAATAGACAGAGGATCCAAGAGATGAATGTTATTACCCTGTAAGTCAAGGACTTTTAGATTTTCAAGGTCACGTAAAATGAAGGTCACCTGATCCAATGTGTTGTCTGAAAGGTCAATTTCTTCGATGGATTGGCTATTTTGGAAGAGATAATTTGGAATATTATGTAGTCCATTTGCTGACATTCTAAGTACTTTTAGATAGTTCAGTCCTTGAAATAAATTCTGGAACAAGGCACTGTTCTCATCAACCATTTTGAACaactgattttttgataaatctaaacTTCGAAGGTTTCGAAAACAGGACAGAGATTTTGGATGTACAAACTCCATTCCATTGTCAgcaatgtcaaaactttgaacTGAAGGCAAATCAAATGTGTCACAAATCAATCGAACATCCATTCGTTTCAAGTTATTTTGCTGTAATCCAATATTCTTTGTAAATGTTGAAAGATCATCATCCATTATCAATGTAACATTATGTAACCATAAAGAACTTACATGTGGAATGATTCCACTTAAGTTAACTGTTTCTGGACCAAATATCTTTCTAAGATCCACAGAACGCACATCAGAGATATTTAAAGTAACATCAGACAGTCAACTGTATAAATGAATAGTTTGTAAATGAAGCAAATGCATGTGATAAATCTAAAACACTTCAAAGTTATGTTCTCGGTCTCAATATCTTTCGTCATGAATCGCCAATATTTGCATATGAGCATTGAAACATCTAAGTGTAAAAGTTTCTAACAACAACTGTAAAATTTACTTCAGATATTTGAGTTTTGCTAACATCTATGTGTGTTATGTTTCTAGGAAGAAGTAATTCTACAAATTTGCTGTCAATAGCAAATGGTTCTCTGTACAAGTTCCAGTTAGATAAGACAATTTTATTTAATCTAGGGAGTATGTTTGATCCTTTTATTGCTAATCTGACTTTCTCCATAGGCAATTTTCCACATCCACTCATATCCAGTGTTTTAACATTGAATAATCCAGAAAAAGAATTACGGAACACGTGAGGGTACCAGATATGTATACGAAGCTCACGCAGTGCTTTAAGTCTGTTAAAACAATTATCTTCAAACACTACATGTGTA
This window of the Mercenaria mercenaria strain notata chromosome 5, MADL_Memer_1, whole genome shotgun sequence genome carries:
- the LOC123557930 gene encoding toll-like receptor 4; translated protein: MDDDLSTFTKNIGLQQNNLKRMDVRLICDTFDLPSVQSFDIADNGMEFVHPKSLSCFRNLRSLDLSKNQLFKMVDENSALFQNLFQGLNYLKVLRMSANGLHNIPNYLFQNSQSIEEIDLSDNTLDQVTFILRDLENLKVLDLQGNNIHLLDPLSIHHLNSISRESNVNISITVILTSNPISCSDCGAKSFLQWLISTYLIKIDSQRLTCLDESSKHNDITGKTVEMVQAICNRKTIKISISVSAAAFFLFSISIVIAIYKRYKHKQRIQNRTNVINNLRDGEGQYQFAVFLSFSNLDEEFVNLHVLNKLNENLQLMTGIDRTLVCTGDQHFRLGFNVHDETFRLLDSASVLIVVVSNHFLTSDFCQSELDKAYEDRKPIVLMLTEQVDPDCMMPTMKALYQNNTRILWKSENGEYVLKTSWENACKSVLDLILCKT